A stretch of Amblyraja radiata isolate CabotCenter1 chromosome 6, sAmbRad1.1.pri, whole genome shotgun sequence DNA encodes these proteins:
- the zar1l gene encoding ZAR1-like protein, producing the protein MEGFVYPAPVPYSNAKPRQQNWRQKHYPPVNVEAVEYLDNYKRAQLKAILSQVNPSLTPRLRKANTKEIGIQVNPKVDASVQCSLGPRTLPRQKRRPGSEGATRAARSPSPIRAGDATNDPKETGATARSPTVVRFSRPIAVSIYSPVFDQCPGETNRGRKVPPEEEESDPQLEKDSGPPEQKVADVKDQVQAEQKEDQAAEANASKQRFRFQFLEQKYGYYHCKDCNIRWESAYVWCISGTNKVYFKQFCRKCDKGYNPYRVEAILCQTCFKNCCSCTQKKRHIDPKRPHRQELCGRCRGKRLSCDNTYSFKYIV; encoded by the exons ATGGAGGGATTTGTCTATCCCGCCCCGGTCCCTTACAGCAATGCAAAGCCGAGGCAACAGAACTGGAGGCAGAAACACTACCCGCCGGTCAACGTGGAAGCGGTGGAGTACTTGGACAATTACAAGAGGGCGCAGCTGAAAGCTATCCTCTCCCAGGTGAACCCCAGCCTCACTCCTCGTCTCAGGAAAGCTAACACCAAGGAGATTGGCATTCAGGTCAATCCAAAAGTAGACGCTTCTGTGCAATGTTCACTGGGACCCAGGACCTTACCTCGCCAGAAGCGACGTCCTGGAAGCGAGGGGGCGACCCGAGCAGCTCGCTCGCCCTCTCCCATTAGGGCCGGAGACGCCACCAACGATCCCAAGGAAACTGGGGCCACTGCCCGGTCCCCAACCGTCGTGAGGTTCTCTCGGCCCATCGCCGTCTCCATCTACTCACCTGTCTTTGACCAGTGTCCGGGAGAAACGAACCGTGGACGCAAGGTCCCTCCGGAGGAAGAGGAATCTGATCCACAGCTGGAGAAAGATTCTGGACCTCCTGAACAAAAGGTTGCAGACGTGAAAGACCAAGTGCAAGCGGAGCAGAAAGAAGACCAAGCAGCGGAGGCAAACGCGAGCAAGCAGAGGTTTCGCTTCCAG tttctggaACAGAAGTATGGTTATTACCACTGCAAAGACTGCAACATCAGATGGGAAAGTGCTTATGTTTGGTGTATTTCAGGAACTAATAAG GTTTACTTCAAGCAATTTTGCCGCAAGTGTGATAAGGGATATAATCCTTACAGGGTGGAAGCTATTCTATGTCAG acttGTTTCAAAAACTGCTGCTCTTGTACTCAGAAGAAGCGGCACATTGATCCAAAGCGACCACATCGCCAGGAGTTGTGTGGCCGTTGCCGGGGCAAGCGTTTATCCTGTGACAATACGTATAGCTTCAAGTATATTGTTTGA